A segment of the Carya illinoinensis cultivar Pawnee chromosome 1, C.illinoinensisPawnee_v1, whole genome shotgun sequence genome:
TACATGTTTTAGAGACGCATGAGACTTGGAAGTTGACAATTTTTTGGAGTTTTATGATTTAGTATACTCTACTCATATAATGAGGGGAGTTGAAGACAAGTTTTTTTGGCGCCTTTCTAAGAAAGGGAAGTTCACTATCCGCTCCTACTATCAAGCCAtgatcacatataatataagtCTGTTTCCATGTAAGAGTATTTGAAAGACAAAAGCACAATTGAAGGCAAATTTCTTTGTCTGGGCGGCTTCATTAGGGAAGATTCTTACAATAGACAACCTACGGATATATCACATCATACTCACAATAGACAACCTACGGATACATCACATCATACTCATAGATTgatgttgtatgtgcaaaagaATAGTCTGTTGATCATCTATTATTTCATTGTGGGATTGCTACAACCTTGTGGAATGACTTCTTTGCACAGTTGTGATTGGCTTGGGTGATATTGAAAAGTGAAATTGACCTCCTAACTTCTTGGCAAGACATTAGGGACAATCCTCATATTGCACTAGCGTGAAAAATGGTTCTCATTTGTCTATAATGGTATATTTGGACGGAGAAGAATGCAAGAAGCTTTGGGGATAGAGAGTGGTCAAAGGATGAGATTAGAATTAATTTCTCACTACTTATTTTATTGGtcaattgtaattgattttaataacATGTTTTTTCATAACTTTCTTCTATTGCTAAACTAGTTCGCATAAGTAATACTTTTATATATGTCCTTTATACTTGggtctttatttatttgatgcttaataaaattttgttcattaataaaaatatattttgggttGATTAAGTGCGATAGTtcattgaaagaaaatatttgatgccCTCTTTGGATTTTACCATCGTGTTGTTTATCAGgtgatattctaattttattgatttcattCATAATTAGGAGTTAACTCAAGTGATAATGGTTTTGACTTTGGTAGTATGCTCACTCCAAGTCTAATATTTGATTACTTTAGGATATAAACTGTttctaaaaatcattaaattgaGAGAATTTCTCTTTGAATTACTCGAAGTGTACTTGTAAAAAATTCAGtatcaatcaaataaaaaaagagagatgtaGATTATAGATTTCTTGTCGAGTACCGATGTACTCTCTCGAGATTAATCGAAATTTTGTTCTCAAATACCTAATACCaattaaaaaatagagagagagagagagatttcatcAGCCCGTTAACCTCATTATGCAttacttcacaaataaataattgaaaattaaatatgaaaaataatatattttaacttctaAATGAAAAAGACTActacatttgttttttttttttttttttttttttttttttttttttatatcaggAATCTCTCCAAAGTAGGATCTTTTGAATCTATTTTTGCAGAGTAAATCTCGATCTCATACATCatactttcaaaaatttttctatatagaaCTGGTTAAATTGCTAGTTTTTTATTAGAGAGTGTGactttaaatgattatttacacTCATGAGATGTTAAATATTGGACCTTGAAGGTAGTAAAATCCCAAGACCATGACTCTCACTACTTAGGCCAACCCTTGGAGATTCTACTACATTTGTTGAAGCCTGTCTTTgtgcttatatataaaaatacttagactttttagaatttttttgtttcaatctcattccaaacattttttaagcTTTTAAATAATTCCTCgtctcttaaaaaaaatcatctaatcatttgacttcaattttgagattaaaagaGACAATCAAAATAACGTTAACAGAAAAACCGCAACAATTTTTCTcctaaacatatttttaacagtctaccttcttcatttttttttcttttttaataagaaaattccGAACAAATACacctaaaaataatatcaaactAAACATGTCTAGGGCTTtcacaaaactaaaaaaagcaTCTTTCTCCGATCCAAAATTCTTTGGATGggagattattttatttttttaaagatagaatttttattttattttattttattctttggattggagattatttttttaaaggtagaatttttatcttattttattttatctttggtTTGATCACTGAGAAttttcatatgagaattttgaattttaagatgaaatattaaaatattatattttaatattattattattttaaaatttaaaaaagttaagaaaaagttaaattatttattatattttgtataaaaatttaaaaaagttataataataaaatgaaaattttatatttgaaatgagAAATCTTAATTTCGAAACCAAACCTTAGTTTAAACTGTAATTTCATGGAATTTTGTTGGAGGACTTGTGGCCAGTGGAAAATCTTTGGACTGAGAAAACTGTGGTgatataaaagtttttttaaaaaaatcatgtcCTCTtaatgatgtttgggaagataatttttttaaaaattttcttctgAATTTTGTAAATGTTATAAggcgaataaataaatatttaactaaTAAAGTAATTATTCTATGTAATCCaactatttgttatttatttagaaaaaaaaaaaggaaaaaaacactatcttttggtagaaaaATAGTACTTTTTTCTATACTTctcaactcttattattattatttattattttattattattttttacctatttttattactattctttactttttacctactttttattactattcattactttattattacttttcatatactttttattactattcataactcTTCTCAACACTCACACCCATCCTCATTGTGTTTCATTTGATTTGAGTTCATTTAATCTTAAAGCTTCATTTGATTTGAGTTCagcttattttaattaatttctattttagacttattcttatatttaaatataactctcaaatcattaaaaacactcaatttaaaacatttttacaaGTAAAACTTACAGACTTTTTTAAATCAAGACTTATTTACACTtaaaatctataatttttttcaatttagtataaataaatttaaagttcTTTTAGATCAGTCtcacaaaaattttattctaccatctcaactcattactatttataaagaatttaacTCAAATCAATTCAGCTTAGCATTCAAACCAAGTTGAAATAATtagatatatgtttttttaataattaaaaaagtaattattaatttatatatatttaaaaatagaatcGACCAAATTATCGGTAGGTTTGATCGGTTCGGCAGTAGGACcgatttgtttttactttttgatcatCTACGTGCTGCCGCTAGATATAAAGTAGGTAGAGCCCTAGAATTTTCAGCGCTTGGAAACGTCTCTCCTCTGAATTACGCAGACCAAATTTCTCGGTAAACAAAAGTGAAGCAAGACAGCGAGAACACGCTGATAGATCGAGTGAGAGTAATTAGTAGAAGATGTCTGATTACGAAGTAAGATACAACGGGGAGGACGCTGATAATTATGGCGGTGGCTCCTCACCTCCTCAACCTCGCGGTGGTAGCAATGGCGGTCCTGACGATAACAGCGACTCCAAGTCTCAGGTATACTTACACACTTGGTTCTACTGCTCATTTATTGGGAAGGCGTATGCATGGGACTGAGAGGATGCGTCGGCTGGGCATTAATATTAGGGGTTTTGGTTGAATCTTGTTTTTTCAAGGATATGGTTTACGTGGATTTGAATTTTAGGGCTTGAAATGAAAGGGATCGGTTGATTGtgtttttagggttttttttttttgttaatatgtttggattttgaattcatttgaagttgttttattttttcaatatctTAATTTATGCTATGGTATTGATAAGTTGTTAGTTCACTGCTTTCAGTTGTAACTAAGGCATTTCTGGGAAGATGCATCTGCGGTTTTTAGTTGAAAAGAACTAagcaacttttattttttcggGTTTTGAAATTACTCTACCCTTTTTCCTTGCATTCCGAGACTTTTAGGGTTGCCTTTTGGGTGTAGATACATTATGGGTAAGTTCATttactgaaaaaaaaatgtagatacATTATGGGGATAAATCTCCGCTATTATGATAAACATGTTCAAGATGTGATAGATTTGagttttacttattaaaaaataggaTGCGATAGattggttttttattaattttggaTTTTGCTACTTATTTGATTGTTGGAAAGATCTAATCTGAAATGTAGTATTTCATGGCTCTTGTTGAATTTAATAGTACAATTCTCTGTGGGTCATTTTCTTTATCAATTAGAACAAATAAGGTATGTCATTTCGTGGTCTCATTGAAATATTCATCTTTGTTAGTTCCATTCAAAGTTTTGGGGTGTAGGTGATGGCTTGGGGAACTAGCTTTGTTTCTTGTTGATATATCTTTAATCTTATAAGATCTTATAGACTGGAGGATAGAATCCTGCCTGTTctggttaattttttttttattagttctGGCTGCAGTGCAGCATGCTTGGCTGCTTATCTAATGTGTCTTGTGGTTCTTCTTTCTGTACAGTGACAACTTGCTCCTTGATGTGTGGTATGATATGCTTGTGATTAATTTGAATTTCATAAACTTAATTCGTGATCTTCGCATATTAATTAACTCACAAAATATTGGGCCTGTAATATTCCTTAGTTTCCCTAGTAATCTGCCCTTTTTTGTTCCTCATTATCATTTGTTTGattaaaatttctaatataACTGAATCATTTGCAGCATGGTTCTCGTGATTATGAAAGAGAACCTTCAAAAAGTAGGGAGAGGGACAGAGAAAAGGGGCGCGATAAGGAGAGAGATAGGGATAGAGATCGGGAGAGAGACAGAGGCAGTGAGAAGGAGAGAAGCAAGGAAAGAGACAGGAATAGGGAAAGGGACAGAGACAGGGACCGGGACCGTCATCATAGAGATCGCCACGGGGATCGAGATCGCAGTGAGAGAAGGGAACGGGGCAGGGAtagagatgatgatgattatCATCGAAGTCGGGATCATGACAGGTAGTACATGAACTGAtacattttgatttatttatcatGTATTCATTTATCAGCTACCATTCATGTCGTTGATATACTGAATTCCGATGAAATAATTGGGTGTTATTACATGTATGTGCATTATATTGCCTATTATTGTGCATGTCTTCTGAGAAATACTACTGAAGCTTGTTTTGATTCTTGAGATGATGATATTTTGCTTGATTGATGAACAGACGAAGGGATCAGGACAGAGATATAGAGGATAGGCGCAGGCGCAGGTCTCGATCTCGTTCAGGGGTTAGATCTGAGCACAAATCAAGGTCACGTTCTCGCTCTCGCTCAAAGAGGTATTTTATGCAAGATTAATTAGTATGTCTAGGATAAACCTGGCTTCCATGGAGACAGATTGCTGTGATTTTTCATGATTAAGACTTTGTTTGGACTGATTTTATTGTTGAACTATGCCCGCAACAAGATTTTTTGTTATGGTATTTGCCGGCTGCAGTTTATGCATGTAATTTCATTGTTATTTACCTTTTCaggtcccttttttttttttaatacgtgagaagtatacaaaagaacacctaagtACATTCTTCTTTTCAGGTCATTTAGAGATCTGTAATAAGTATTTTAGTGTCATCTGCCTTTCACATAAGTAGTCAGATTTACTAAGTTTCCTGTAACtgatttcttatatatatacttttttaataccATGTGATCTTCTCAGTATTTTATACAGACACGTgcatttttatatgaaatatttgttaTGATGAACGACTAGGTAAGATGGAGATGCTGTATTTTCTTGTACAACACATGCATTTCTCGATATTTAACTAATGTTGTTTCCCTTATTTATTCAGATGTCTGGTTTTTAAACGAAAGTGTCACTTTAATATTTGTTCTGCTCTTTGgtatactaataatatttatgtgcAGCAAAAGGATTAGTGGTTTTGATATGGCTCCTCCTGCTTCTGCATTGTTGCCTGGTGCCACTGCCGCCGTCGCTGCAGCAGGTAAATGTGCcctcttatttatttaagaatgttatcattttcttaactgcttttttccttttttggatATAGTGTGGAAAGTTCGTATCAAATTGCATGGTGCGATTTGGTAAGCTATAtcttttgttctttcatttGCACATACAGCTTTTCAAGCTGTGGTCTCTGGATgactatactttttttttgtttacttggTGAAATAATTCTGGAATCGGAACTGAGAGATGTTTCTGgttttttttgttgtgtttggtgtttgtttgttttgtttctatGTCATGTCTTTTGTTGTAAGAAGGCAATGTTGGGCTAGTTGCCCCACTGAGCTGACAATGGGCGTGAGCCGACTTCTGTAGCTTTTATGTACAAGGAGGAAACAATGCACCGGTTTGATGGGTCATGTTCGTCTTCAACCAGGAACTATTGCCTGTTTTGGTAGTCTTACGAATATTACCTCCataacttgtatataatatattcctTTCATCTCATTTGATAAATCTTATTGAAGATGTTAGGATCTGCTTAATTTAATGTGCTTTCATGGAAAATCAAGTGATAAGAGTTTAGCTACATTAAAGTAAACTAAGATTTATGCTACTGTTGTATTCTAAATAGTCAAATCCATGTGCAGGTCAGCTTCCTGGGACTAATCCAGCCATTCCTGGGTTGTTTCCAAACATGTTTCCTTTAGCAACTGGTCAGGTATGATTCTTGTGCACATGCAAATGATTTCCATGATAATGCTTTAATTGTCAATTATCATATGACTTGTTACGTGCAGCAGTTTGGAGCTCTTCCAGTTATGCCGGTTCAGGCAATGACCCAACAGGTTAGTTAATTTAGCACCTACAATAATAAGtgtttataactttaaaatacACTAGTAGAGATGGTTCTTGGTGCTGCAGTTATTGGCGTTGTTGGCCATGATctatttagtttatttatttattttttaaatcatgttaacatgtaatatgtaatatttgtGGTTTCAGGCAACAAGGCATGCTCGACGGGTGTATGTGGGTGGCCTTCCTCCTACAGCAAATGAACAGGTTCATCCACCCCATTGACTTTGTTGTTACTAATATCTTGAGTCCCTCCTCACCTGATTATCGTTTGAATAACTTGCTTTACCCATTGATCATAATTATCTTAAATGTTCTACTGCAGTCTGTTGCAACATATTTCAGTCATGTTATGGCTGCTATTGGAGGAAACACTGCTGGTCCAGGTATACTGGTGCTTGAGTTCAATTTGTCTTCATAAGCTACCAGTCCTTTTAGTTGGATGGGTTCTGGATGGTTTCTCTAccaattctttctttttcactctctctctctgggcaGGAGATGCTGTTGTCAATGTTTACATAAACCATGAAAAGAAGTTTGCTTTCGTGGAGATGAGATCTGTCGAGGAGGCTAGCAATGCAATGGCTTTAGATGGGATTATTTTTGAGGTGTGTATTTGGAATTGATGGACATTTGCATGTCTACCCTTGAAAAATTGGGTTAGTACATGACATGGGACTGacatctttcattctttctacTTTTTCCAGGGTGCCCCTGTTAAGGTGAGGAGACCTAGTGATTACAACCCATCCCTTGCTGCAACACTTGGTCCAAGCCAGCCCAATCCTAATCTGAACCTGGCTGCTGTTGGGTTAACAGCTGGATCTGCAGGTGGGCTTGAGGGGCCTGATCGCATTTTTGTGGGGGGGCTTCCCTATTACTTTACAGAGACCCAGATCAGGGAGTTGTTAGAGACTTTTGGGCCACTTCGGGGTTTTGATCTTGTGAAAGATAGAGAGACTGGAAATTCAAAAGGCTATGCCTTTTGTGTTTACCAAGATCTTTCAGTTACAGACATAGCTTGTGCAGCTCTGAATGGAATTAAAAT
Coding sequences within it:
- the LOC122307305 gene encoding splicing factor U2af large subunit A isoform X2; amino-acid sequence: MSDYEVRYNGEDADNYGGGSSPPQPRGGSNGGPDDNSDSKSQHGSRDYEREPSKSRERDREKGRDKERDRDRDRERDRGSEKERSKERDRNRERDRDRDRDRHHRDRHGDRDRSERRERGRDRDDDDYHRSRDHDRRRDQDRDIEDRRRRRSRSRSGVRSEHKSRSRSRSRSKSKRISGFDMAPPASALLPGATAAVAAAGQLPGTNPAIPGLFPNMFPLATGQFGALPVMPVQAMTQQATRHARRVYVGGLPPTANEQSVATYFSHVMAAIGGNTAGPGDAVVNVYINHEKKFAFVEMRSVEEASNAMALDGIIFEGAPVKVRRPSDYNPSLAATLGPSQPNPNLNLAAVGLTAGSAGGLEGPDRIFVGGLPYYFTETQIRELLETFGPLRGFDLVKDRETGNSKGYAFCVYQDLSVTDIACAALNGIKMGDKTLTVRRANQGASQPKPEQENVLLHAQQQIALQKLILQPGSVATKVVCLTQVVSPDELKDDDDYQDILEDMREECGKFGALVNLVIPRPNPNGEPSPGVGKVFLEYADTDGASKARSGLNGRKFGGNQVMAVFYPENKFAQGDYEG
- the LOC122307305 gene encoding splicing factor U2af large subunit A isoform X1, with amino-acid sequence MSDYEVRYNGEDADNYGGGSSPPQPRGGSNGGPDDNSDSKSQHGSRDYEREPSKSRERDREKGRDKERDRDRDRERDRGSEKERSKERDRNRERDRDRDRDRHHRDRHGDRDRSERRERGRDRDDDDYHRSRDHDRRRDQDRDIEDRRRRRSRSRSGVRSEHKSRSRSRSRSKSKRISGFDMAPPASALLPGATAAVAAAGQLPGTNPAIPGLFPNMFPLATGQQFGALPVMPVQAMTQQATRHARRVYVGGLPPTANEQSVATYFSHVMAAIGGNTAGPGDAVVNVYINHEKKFAFVEMRSVEEASNAMALDGIIFEGAPVKVRRPSDYNPSLAATLGPSQPNPNLNLAAVGLTAGSAGGLEGPDRIFVGGLPYYFTETQIRELLETFGPLRGFDLVKDRETGNSKGYAFCVYQDLSVTDIACAALNGIKMGDKTLTVRRANQGASQPKPEQENVLLHAQQQIALQKLILQPGSVATKVVCLTQVVSPDELKDDDDYQDILEDMREECGKFGALVNLVIPRPNPNGEPSPGVGKVFLEYADTDGASKARSGLNGRKFGGNQVMAVFYPENKFAQGDYEG
- the LOC122307305 gene encoding splicing factor U2af large subunit A isoform X7, which produces MVRFGQLPGTNPAIPGLFPNMFPLATGQQFGALPVMPVQAMTQQATRHARRVYVGGLPPTANEQSVATYFSHVMAAIGGNTAGPGDAVVNVYINHEKKFAFVEMRSVEEASNAMALDGIIFEGAPVKVRRPSDYNPSLAATLGPSQPNPNLNLAAVGLTAGSAGGLEGPDRIFVGGLPYYFTETQIRELLETFGPLRGFDLVKDRETGNSKGYAFCVYQDLSVTDIACAALNGIKMGDKTLTVRRANQGASQPKPEQENVLLHAQQQIALQKLILQPGSVATKVVCLTQVVSPDELKDDDDYQDILEDMREECGKFGALVNLVIPRPNPNGEPSPGVGKVFLEYADTDGASKARSGLNGRKFGGNQVMAVFYPENKFAQGDYEG
- the LOC122307305 gene encoding splicing factor U2af large subunit A isoform X8, with amino-acid sequence MVRFGQLPGTNPAIPGLFPNMFPLATGQFGALPVMPVQAMTQQATRHARRVYVGGLPPTANEQSVATYFSHVMAAIGGNTAGPGDAVVNVYINHEKKFAFVEMRSVEEASNAMALDGIIFEGAPVKVRRPSDYNPSLAATLGPSQPNPNLNLAAVGLTAGSAGGLEGPDRIFVGGLPYYFTETQIRELLETFGPLRGFDLVKDRETGNSKGYAFCVYQDLSVTDIACAALNGIKMGDKTLTVRRANQGASQPKPEQENVLLHAQQQIALQKLILQPGSVATKVVCLTQVVSPDELKDDDDYQDILEDMREECGKFGALVNLVIPRPNPNGEPSPGVGKVFLEYADTDGASKARSGLNGRKFGGNQVMAVFYPENKFAQGDYEG
- the LOC122307305 gene encoding splicing factor U2af large subunit B isoform X3, translated to MGHVRLQPGTIACFGSLTNITSITCQLPGTNPAIPGLFPNMFPLATGQQFGALPVMPVQAMTQQATRHARRVYVGGLPPTANEQSVATYFSHVMAAIGGNTAGPGDAVVNVYINHEKKFAFVEMRSVEEASNAMALDGIIFEGAPVKVRRPSDYNPSLAATLGPSQPNPNLNLAAVGLTAGSAGGLEGPDRIFVGGLPYYFTETQIRELLETFGPLRGFDLVKDRETGNSKGYAFCVYQDLSVTDIACAALNGIKMGDKTLTVRRANQGASQPKPEQENVLLHAQQQIALQKLILQPGSVATKVVCLTQVVSPDELKDDDDYQDILEDMREECGKFGALVNLVIPRPNPNGEPSPGVGKVFLEYADTDGASKARSGLNGRKFGGNQVMAVFYPENKFAQGDYEG
- the LOC122307305 gene encoding splicing factor U2af large subunit B isoform X4, whose amino-acid sequence is MGHVRLQPGTIACFGSLTNITSITCQLPGTNPAIPGLFPNMFPLATGQFGALPVMPVQAMTQQATRHARRVYVGGLPPTANEQSVATYFSHVMAAIGGNTAGPGDAVVNVYINHEKKFAFVEMRSVEEASNAMALDGIIFEGAPVKVRRPSDYNPSLAATLGPSQPNPNLNLAAVGLTAGSAGGLEGPDRIFVGGLPYYFTETQIRELLETFGPLRGFDLVKDRETGNSKGYAFCVYQDLSVTDIACAALNGIKMGDKTLTVRRANQGASQPKPEQENVLLHAQQQIALQKLILQPGSVATKVVCLTQVVSPDELKDDDDYQDILEDMREECGKFGALVNLVIPRPNPNGEPSPGVGKVFLEYADTDGASKARSGLNGRKFGGNQVMAVFYPENKFAQGDYEG
- the LOC122307305 gene encoding splicing factor U2af large subunit A isoform X5; amino-acid sequence: MGHVRLQPGTIACFGQLPGTNPAIPGLFPNMFPLATGQQFGALPVMPVQAMTQQATRHARRVYVGGLPPTANEQSVATYFSHVMAAIGGNTAGPGDAVVNVYINHEKKFAFVEMRSVEEASNAMALDGIIFEGAPVKVRRPSDYNPSLAATLGPSQPNPNLNLAAVGLTAGSAGGLEGPDRIFVGGLPYYFTETQIRELLETFGPLRGFDLVKDRETGNSKGYAFCVYQDLSVTDIACAALNGIKMGDKTLTVRRANQGASQPKPEQENVLLHAQQQIALQKLILQPGSVATKVVCLTQVVSPDELKDDDDYQDILEDMREECGKFGALVNLVIPRPNPNGEPSPGVGKVFLEYADTDGASKARSGLNGRKFGGNQVMAVFYPENKFAQGDYEG
- the LOC122307305 gene encoding splicing factor U2af large subunit A isoform X6 — protein: MGHVRLQPGTIACFGQLPGTNPAIPGLFPNMFPLATGQFGALPVMPVQAMTQQATRHARRVYVGGLPPTANEQSVATYFSHVMAAIGGNTAGPGDAVVNVYINHEKKFAFVEMRSVEEASNAMALDGIIFEGAPVKVRRPSDYNPSLAATLGPSQPNPNLNLAAVGLTAGSAGGLEGPDRIFVGGLPYYFTETQIRELLETFGPLRGFDLVKDRETGNSKGYAFCVYQDLSVTDIACAALNGIKMGDKTLTVRRANQGASQPKPEQENVLLHAQQQIALQKLILQPGSVATKVVCLTQVVSPDELKDDDDYQDILEDMREECGKFGALVNLVIPRPNPNGEPSPGVGKVFLEYADTDGASKARSGLNGRKFGGNQVMAVFYPENKFAQGDYEG